One Phycisphaerae bacterium RAS2 DNA window includes the following coding sequences:
- a CDS encoding imidazolonepropionase — MTLRILNRNGLLAFLAISSVLRGSERPVSAQLAIRGETVYTMTGPAIRNGVVLTEGNRITRVGPESEVKIPIGLRTLSAKVVTPGLIDAHSVVGLTGYLNQDQDQDQFDASEPIQPELRALDSYNPRERLIEWVRGFGITTLHTGHAPGAVISGQTLIVKTSGNTVEEALVRPTAMLACTLGDDARAKGRDAEKKTPGTRSKAVAILREQLVKASEYRRKLKLDDEKKRPDRDLRMESMVRVLDGEWPLLVTAHRATDMVSALRVADEFKIKIVLDGAAESYLIMDEIKKAGVPVILHPTMTRSGPGETENLSMETAAKLIKAGIPVALQSGFESYVPKTRVALFEAAIAAANGLTFEQALGTITIEAAKILGIADRVGSLESGKEADIALYDGDPFEYTTHCTDVIVNGIEVGMEPQ; from the coding sequence ATGACGCTTCGAATTCTCAATCGCAATGGGTTGTTGGCTTTCCTGGCAATCTCAAGCGTGCTGCGCGGAAGCGAGCGTCCGGTCTCCGCGCAGCTCGCCATTCGGGGCGAGACGGTGTACACGATGACCGGCCCGGCGATCAGGAACGGCGTGGTGCTGACCGAAGGAAATCGGATCACCCGCGTCGGTCCGGAGTCGGAAGTCAAAATCCCGATCGGGCTGCGAACTCTTTCCGCCAAGGTCGTGACACCCGGTCTGATCGACGCTCACAGTGTCGTCGGCCTGACCGGTTACTTGAATCAGGATCAGGACCAGGACCAGTTCGACGCCAGCGAACCGATCCAGCCCGAGCTGCGTGCTCTGGATTCCTACAACCCGCGCGAGCGCCTGATTGAATGGGTCCGTGGTTTTGGAATCACAACGCTCCACACCGGTCACGCGCCCGGTGCGGTCATCTCCGGTCAGACGCTGATCGTCAAGACATCCGGCAACACGGTGGAGGAAGCGCTTGTTCGGCCGACCGCGATGCTGGCCTGCACGCTGGGAGACGACGCTCGAGCGAAAGGCCGCGACGCGGAGAAAAAAACGCCCGGCACACGGTCAAAGGCCGTAGCGATTCTGCGTGAGCAACTTGTGAAAGCAAGTGAATATCGACGCAAGCTGAAATTGGATGACGAAAAGAAGCGGCCGGACCGCGACCTGCGCATGGAGTCGATGGTGCGCGTGCTCGATGGCGAGTGGCCGCTGCTGGTGACGGCCCACCGTGCGACGGACATGGTGTCGGCGCTGCGCGTGGCGGACGAGTTCAAAATCAAGATCGTTCTCGATGGAGCCGCAGAGTCGTATTTGATCATGGACGAGATTAAGAAGGCCGGTGTGCCGGTGATATTGCATCCGACCATGACGCGCAGCGGGCCGGGCGAGACGGAGAACTTGAGCATGGAAACCGCCGCGAAGTTGATCAAGGCCGGCATCCCCGTCGCGCTGCAAAGCGGCTTTGAGAGCTATGTTCCCAAGACGCGCGTCGCGTTGTTTGAGGCCGCTATCGCGGCGGCGAACGGTCTGACCTTTGAACAGGCCCTTGGCACAATCACGATCGAGGCGGCGAAGATCCTGGGGATTGCCGATCGAGTCGGCTCGTTGGAGTCGGGCAAGGAAGCCGACATCGCGCTGTATGACGGAGACCCGTTTGAATACACGACCCATTGCACCGATGTCATTGTGAATGGGATAGAAGTGGGGATGGAGCCGCAGTAG
- a CDS encoding PEP-CTERM motif protein, with translation MKRVLVAAMAVMATASVASAQLLTQASSPYLNKGDIPAGQSYDVDGAEAGLQCVYNFDANGTPFSDPIIQPTDPDNLVVNLDLAACLGLASGTPLVMNGIGWNVQISTIGGSWVSEAQIYFDDNVAPDLSGLFLRPGAGTDVPGQNVPFASPVLKFGPGTPIPGIPTISLPNGMLRMEFGDTFDDNVNAVDDLMFGTLTIQATPEPTTLALLGLGAIGLIRRRR, from the coding sequence GTGAAACGAGTGCTAGTTGCTGCTATGGCCGTCATGGCCACGGCCAGCGTGGCGTCAGCGCAGCTGCTGACGCAGGCATCGAGCCCTTATCTCAATAAGGGTGACATTCCTGCTGGCCAGTCGTACGACGTCGATGGGGCGGAAGCCGGTTTGCAATGCGTCTACAACTTTGACGCGAATGGGACGCCCTTCAGCGATCCGATCATTCAGCCGACGGATCCGGACAACCTCGTCGTCAACCTGGACCTTGCGGCGTGCCTCGGGCTCGCTTCGGGTACCCCGCTTGTCATGAACGGCATCGGCTGGAACGTCCAGATCTCAACGATCGGCGGGAGCTGGGTCAGCGAAGCTCAGATTTACTTCGATGACAACGTCGCTCCGGACCTGTCGGGTTTGTTCCTGCGCCCTGGCGCCGGCACGGACGTCCCGGGTCAGAACGTGCCGTTCGCCAGCCCGGTTCTGAAGTTCGGTCCCGGCACGCCGATTCCCGGCATCCCGACGATCTCGCTTCCGAACGGCATGCTGCGCATGGAGTTCGGCGACACGTTTGATGACAACGTCAACGCGGTCGATGATCTCATGTTCGGCACGCTGACGATCCAGGCGACGCCGGAACCCACGACGCTCGCTCTGCTCGGTCTGGGCGCCATCGGCCTCATTCGCCGCCGCCGCTAA
- a CDS encoding CAAX amino terminal protease self- immunity: protein MKHESNDAGASNAHWVDRLVRAEPRAPWMVPYLAYLFFFMLTDLFPKQLAHVAIILHTLAALYVAWLFRRHLPSLGRPHVLTSLVVGIGAAWLWVAGQHWLDGVTVGGMNLGGQFPLFNKMTFLFPSGGEPANPHADYGDGAAFWTHVVLKITRACTAVPIVEELFWRGFILRAFVKWERFDEVPLGTFTMFSFLGSSVLSILQHPNNWGVSVACWMLFNAVFIWRRSLMCLILTHAITNLVLYIYVVQSGDWRFW, encoded by the coding sequence ATGAAGCATGAATCAAATGATGCCGGCGCGAGCAACGCCCACTGGGTCGACCGCCTGGTGCGGGCCGAGCCGCGCGCCCCGTGGATGGTGCCGTACCTCGCCTACCTGTTCTTCTTCATGCTCACTGACCTGTTTCCAAAGCAGCTCGCGCATGTCGCCATCATCCTGCATACGCTCGCAGCGCTTTACGTCGCGTGGTTGTTCCGCCGGCACCTGCCTTCGCTTGGTCGACCGCACGTGCTGACGTCGCTCGTTGTGGGCATCGGTGCTGCATGGCTGTGGGTGGCGGGGCAGCATTGGCTCGACGGCGTCACCGTCGGGGGAATGAATCTCGGCGGGCAGTTCCCGCTTTTCAACAAGATGACGTTTCTGTTTCCCTCGGGCGGCGAGCCAGCCAACCCGCACGCCGATTACGGCGACGGGGCGGCGTTCTGGACGCACGTCGTGTTGAAGATCACGCGAGCCTGCACGGCGGTGCCGATCGTCGAGGAGCTATTCTGGCGCGGGTTCATCCTGCGGGCATTCGTGAAATGGGAACGGTTTGACGAGGTGCCGCTGGGGACGTTCACCATGTTCTCGTTCCTCGGCAGCTCGGTGCTGTCGATCCTGCAACATCCGAACAACTGGGGCGTAAGCGTGGCATGCTGGATGCTCTTCAACGCCGTGTTCATCTGGCGGCGAAGCCTGATGTGCCTGATTCTGACGCACGCGATTACGAATCTCGTGTTGTATATCTATGTGGTGCAGTCGGGCGACTGGCGATTTTGGTGA
- the sigA_2 gene encoding RNA polymerase sigma factor SigA, with protein sequence MIPPPYVANEELRGRLTEQRLFAEWPGPAEGSGRVTHEEETLLFKQLHYSGYSLSKIYRAAHRDPKPSLRKRYALWLHRYHQIRSRLTEGNLGLVYDLIGRTRFENLDREELTSEGMMALLRAVDTFDPWRGFRFSTYACNAILRAFSRAALQDTKRRSKVAGPWDPDFEESDMPEARKADQRALFSERLQRILRLDNAELTDIEKTVLARRFPMEQGRQRQTLEDIGRQMRVSKERVRQIQLGAIAKLRKAIAEDMVLQ encoded by the coding sequence ATGATTCCTCCGCCCTATGTGGCGAACGAGGAACTTCGCGGCCGATTGACCGAGCAGCGGCTCTTCGCGGAGTGGCCCGGACCGGCCGAGGGCAGCGGACGCGTCACCCACGAAGAGGAAACCTTGCTCTTCAAGCAGTTGCACTACAGCGGCTACTCATTGAGCAAGATTTACCGTGCTGCTCACCGCGATCCGAAGCCGTCGCTTCGCAAGCGCTACGCCCTGTGGCTTCATCGCTACCATCAGATTCGATCGCGCCTGACCGAGGGCAACCTCGGTCTCGTGTACGATCTGATCGGCCGCACGCGGTTTGAAAATCTCGATCGCGAAGAACTGACCAGCGAAGGCATGATGGCCTTACTCCGTGCGGTCGACACGTTTGACCCTTGGAGAGGGTTCCGGTTCAGCACTTACGCCTGCAACGCGATTCTGCGAGCTTTCTCGCGGGCCGCGCTGCAGGACACCAAGCGTCGCAGCAAAGTCGCCGGTCCCTGGGACCCCGACTTTGAAGAGAGCGACATGCCCGAAGCCCGCAAGGCCGACCAGCGGGCGCTCTTCAGCGAGCGGCTCCAGCGCATCCTGCGACTGGACAACGCCGAACTGACCGACATCGAAAAGACCGTGCTTGCACGGCGCTTTCCGATGGAGCAGGGCCGGCAGCGCCAGACGCTCGAAGACATCGGCCGGCAGATGCGCGTCAGCAAGGAGCGCGTTCGCCAGATCCAGCTCGGCGCCATCGCCAAGCTGCGCAAGGCCATCGCCGAGGACATGGTCCTGCAGTAG
- the ramA_1 gene encoding (R)-stereoselective amidase, whose product MKVACGQMRAVTMNDAATVWPIVERHAEQARQAGADLLVLPETTYPAYWLESVERYLRDDIERSAVVLTRFGQLARRHEMWLVTGFVEEREGKLHNSAAVFDRRGELVHIARKSFLWDCDNRWFEPGWQIAAFDSEFGRMGVLICADCRAPEVAATLVSDGARILLLPTAWVNAGPRGVHRNVHPEFLVRARAMEFGVPIICCSKSGSEADKLEYVGQSRVEDANGKTLAAAPAEGDPLIVAEVSPGRPRPPRVSEHDMRRLFAPPTVVPPDQLGSQVVVHPVGPMDAVIAELMNAGGRIANLDSADAASFVRGRCEALQGASILWFDGPPVDEALLRARAAENRVFVVAAEDRLRLIVSPDGGVAWREDARGTHAAGATVTLNLADAEVKLYTPSTNLWVQRRVACYRLGRPMESATADALGSAARSG is encoded by the coding sequence ATGAAAGTCGCATGCGGCCAGATGCGCGCCGTCACGATGAACGATGCGGCGACCGTCTGGCCGATCGTCGAGCGCCATGCCGAGCAGGCCCGCCAGGCCGGCGCGGACTTGCTCGTGCTGCCCGAGACAACGTACCCCGCCTACTGGCTCGAATCGGTCGAGCGTTACCTGCGCGATGACATCGAACGATCGGCCGTGGTGCTGACGCGCTTCGGACAACTCGCTCGACGCCACGAAATGTGGCTCGTCACGGGTTTCGTCGAGGAGCGCGAGGGCAAACTGCACAACAGCGCCGCCGTGTTCGATCGCCGAGGGGAACTGGTCCACATCGCCCGCAAGAGTTTTCTCTGGGATTGTGACAACCGCTGGTTCGAGCCGGGCTGGCAAATCGCGGCGTTCGACTCCGAGTTCGGCCGCATGGGCGTGCTCATCTGCGCCGACTGCCGCGCGCCGGAAGTGGCGGCCACGCTCGTTTCCGACGGCGCGCGCATCCTGCTGCTTCCGACGGCCTGGGTCAACGCGGGTCCACGCGGAGTCCATCGCAACGTCCATCCCGAATTTCTTGTCCGCGCGCGCGCGATGGAGTTCGGCGTGCCGATCATCTGTTGCAGCAAGAGCGGCTCCGAGGCGGACAAGCTGGAGTACGTCGGCCAAAGCCGCGTGGAGGATGCCAACGGGAAGACGCTCGCCGCCGCGCCGGCCGAGGGCGACCCGCTCATCGTCGCCGAGGTGTCACCGGGCCGACCGCGACCGCCGCGCGTGTCGGAACACGACATGCGTAGATTGTTTGCGCCGCCGACGGTGGTCCCGCCCGATCAACTGGGGTCGCAGGTCGTCGTTCACCCCGTCGGGCCGATGGACGCGGTGATTGCCGAACTGATGAACGCCGGCGGCCGCATTGCGAACCTCGACAGCGCCGACGCCGCCTCGTTTGTGAGGGGTCGATGCGAAGCGCTTCAGGGTGCGTCGATTCTTTGGTTTGACGGCCCGCCCGTCGATGAGGCGCTGCTTCGCGCACGGGCCGCGGAGAATCGCGTCTTTGTTGTCGCTGCCGAGGATCGCCTGCGCCTGATCGTGTCGCCCGACGGCGGCGTCGCCTGGCGCGAAGACGCACGCGGCACCCATGCCGCCGGCGCGACCGTGACCCTCAATCTCGCCGACGCCGAGGTCAAACTCTACACCCCATCGACCAATCTCTGGGTTCAGCGCCGCGTGGCGTGCTATCGGCTCGGCCGGCCCATGGAGTCCGCGACGGCGGACGCCCTCGGCTCGGCGGCCCGCTCCGGTTGA
- the dnaJ_2 gene encoding Chaperone protein DnaJ has product MVERQSGFSSLHPLMSKRDFYEVLGLSRGANEAEIKKAYRRLAKQYHPDQNKQSKEAEARFKEVQEAYAVLSDSTKRARYDQFGHAGIDPRAGGGGTWSTTDGVPVDLTDFADIFNFAGRSSGARGSGVGSIFEQMFAGRGGGSPFEEAASSGGRDIEHTVTLSFDQALRGTTLQLELSGGRRSETIEVRIPAGVRPGQRIRVRGKGQPAAGRREAGDLFVRCEVSPHPYFRREADDLYLEVPVSIVEAALGAKVDLPTPDGPRTVTIPPGTGSGAKLRLSGLGMPNPKGDGRGDFYAVVKIVPPASLTPLQRESLQALAESGLGNPRSGLWAGIG; this is encoded by the coding sequence ATGGTCGAGCGCCAGTCCGGCTTTTCGAGCCTGCATCCACTCATGTCCAAGCGAGATTTCTACGAAGTCCTGGGCCTTTCGCGCGGGGCGAACGAGGCCGAGATCAAGAAAGCCTACCGCCGACTCGCGAAGCAGTATCACCCCGATCAGAACAAGCAATCCAAAGAAGCGGAGGCCCGTTTCAAGGAAGTTCAGGAAGCCTACGCCGTGTTGTCGGACTCGACTAAGCGAGCGCGGTACGACCAGTTCGGCCATGCGGGGATCGACCCGCGCGCGGGAGGCGGCGGAACATGGAGCACGACGGATGGCGTGCCGGTTGATCTGACCGACTTCGCGGACATTTTCAACTTCGCCGGTCGGTCGAGCGGGGCGCGGGGAAGCGGGGTGGGGTCCATCTTCGAGCAGATGTTTGCCGGGCGCGGCGGCGGCTCGCCGTTCGAGGAGGCGGCGTCTTCGGGTGGGCGCGACATCGAGCACACGGTCACGTTGAGTTTCGATCAGGCACTACGCGGGACGACGCTGCAGCTGGAGTTAAGCGGCGGTCGCCGGAGCGAAACGATAGAAGTGCGCATCCCGGCAGGTGTTCGGCCGGGGCAGCGAATTCGGGTGCGCGGGAAGGGCCAGCCGGCCGCGGGTCGGCGCGAGGCGGGTGATTTGTTCGTGCGTTGCGAGGTGTCGCCGCATCCATACTTTCGCCGTGAAGCGGATGATCTCTACCTGGAAGTGCCGGTGTCGATTGTTGAAGCGGCGCTGGGAGCGAAGGTGGACCTTCCGACGCCGGATGGTCCGCGGACGGTGACGATTCCACCTGGAACCGGCAGCGGAGCGAAACTGCGACTGTCGGGGCTGGGCATGCCGAACCCGAAGGGCGATGGTCGCGGAGATTTTTATGCAGTTGTCAAGATTGTGCCGCCCGCGTCGCTGACGCCGCTTCAGCGTGAATCACTGCAGGCGCTGGCGGAGAGCGGGTTGGGCAATCCGCGTTCGGGTCTGTGGGCGGGGATCGGCTGA
- the xerD_2 gene encoding Tyrosine recombinase XerD gives MSEALAVGYPVAPKTAVSPVVSAWSGHLTRFINYLITECGLAANTIEAYQRDLRSFITELDAQRASRVEEISQQSVRGFLVRLAERKLALSSIARHLVSVKMFLRYLHMTGTLREDISALLETPRKWQTLPDTLHRSQVEALLAAPQPGEPFFARDRAILEMLYATGMRVSELAGLKIRDLNLSVGYVRVFGKGGRERIVPLGGHAIESVRQYLRGLRGVLTESADADGALFVTRTGKPMDRTNVWRLVNRCSLAAGLPAPVGPHTLRHCFATHMLEGGADLRVVQELLGHADVATTQIYTHVDKGRLKSIHQKFHPRQ, from the coding sequence GTGAGCGAAGCCCTGGCTGTCGGTTATCCCGTCGCTCCCAAGACCGCTGTCTCCCCCGTCGTGTCCGCATGGTCGGGTCACCTCACCCGCTTCATCAATTATCTCATCACCGAGTGCGGCCTCGCCGCGAACACCATCGAAGCGTACCAGCGCGATCTCCGCTCGTTCATCACCGAGCTGGACGCGCAGCGTGCCTCGCGCGTGGAAGAAATAAGCCAGCAATCGGTCCGCGGATTTCTCGTTCGATTGGCCGAGCGAAAGCTCGCGCTCTCCAGCATCGCGCGGCACCTCGTCTCCGTGAAGATGTTCCTGCGCTACCTGCACATGACCGGCACGCTGCGCGAAGACATCAGCGCGCTGCTGGAGACGCCGCGCAAGTGGCAGACCCTGCCCGACACGCTGCACCGCTCGCAGGTCGAAGCGTTGCTGGCCGCACCGCAGCCGGGTGAGCCGTTCTTCGCGCGCGATCGCGCGATCCTTGAGATGCTGTACGCGACGGGCATGCGCGTGTCGGAGCTCGCCGGGCTGAAGATCCGCGATCTCAACTTGAGCGTCGGATACGTCCGCGTCTTCGGCAAGGGCGGGCGCGAGCGCATCGTGCCGCTTGGCGGGCACGCCATCGAGTCCGTCCGGCAATACCTTCGCGGCCTGCGCGGCGTGCTGACCGAGTCCGCCGATGCCGACGGCGCCCTGTTCGTCACGCGCACGGGAAAGCCGATGGACCGAACCAACGTCTGGCGGCTTGTGAATCGATGCTCATTGGCGGCCGGTCTCCCCGCGCCGGTCGGCCCGCACACGCTGCGGCACTGTTTCGCCACGCACATGCTTGAGGGCGGCGCCGATCTGCGCGTCGTGCAGGAGTTGCTGGGCCATGCCGACGTGGCGACGACTCAAATATATACTCACGTCGATAAAGGTCGGCTCAAGTCCATCCACCAGAAGTTTCATCCGCGCCAGTAA
- the yycG gene encoding Sensor histidine kinase YycG, producing the protein MSLAHATGKKAWTAIAVIWLLVCGGLGWATDAAIQLERFEARAEQAREDEAAIKLALARIERSVAVVLERENSRPYEHFRPYYNLAHPLHAGDLTELRQPIKLASPLRTLPETPSWLLLHFQASELQGWSSPQLEAGDAAAPAAGVFPAADRERMSTAENWLASLKENYSPSALQHLLEESLSFYAAINRYGDLAQAPPAESDASPQRDKNQFVRRGERLLEMTRQLGETCEPETVALDNLQAGESLRGVDPADDCVPLLRTPMIPVWLDITRDGRLQLALVRSMSVQTSQFCTLQGVLLDWERMHTQLENMIAGRLPGARLVPLRPGNTLTPTVLGTMMQNIPAWLEIPPHAAPAITLSTGLRNGLVIAWLATLIALLGITYGTLKFVSLTERRMQFVAAVTHELRTPLTSFQLYSDLLRDMPDENAELRRQYAEALQQESRRLARLVENVLAYARVQDRRAALNVNDLSPARVLELAVAGGKPIADKHNKSLVLENRCPPDLRLRTDGEFVLQILLNLIENACKYSAGAGDRRVWITAAADGDRNVRFEVEDAGEGVRPRDRKLIFRPFRRSDAAADTTGGIGLGLALSRHWAQTLGGSLTLQRSSRNGAALSCFALRIPTHP; encoded by the coding sequence GTGAGCCTGGCCCATGCAACGGGCAAGAAGGCCTGGACGGCCATCGCTGTGATCTGGCTGCTGGTCTGCGGAGGGCTGGGCTGGGCGACGGACGCGGCGATTCAACTGGAGCGCTTCGAGGCCCGCGCCGAACAGGCCCGCGAGGACGAGGCTGCCATCAAACTGGCACTGGCCCGCATCGAGCGCAGCGTCGCCGTCGTGCTCGAGCGCGAGAACTCCCGGCCCTACGAACATTTTCGGCCGTATTACAACCTCGCACACCCACTTCACGCGGGGGATCTCACCGAGCTGCGTCAGCCGATCAAGCTCGCCTCGCCGCTTCGCACCCTGCCCGAAACGCCAAGCTGGCTGCTGCTGCATTTCCAGGCGTCCGAGTTGCAGGGCTGGAGCTCGCCCCAGCTCGAAGCCGGCGACGCCGCCGCCCCGGCTGCCGGCGTTTTTCCCGCCGCCGACCGCGAGCGCATGTCCACCGCGGAGAACTGGCTGGCCTCGCTGAAAGAGAACTATTCTCCCTCCGCACTGCAACACCTGCTGGAGGAATCGCTGTCGTTCTACGCCGCCATCAACCGCTACGGCGACCTGGCGCAGGCCCCGCCCGCCGAATCCGACGCCTCTCCGCAACGCGACAAAAACCAATTTGTCCGCCGCGGCGAGCGCCTCCTCGAAATGACCCGGCAACTGGGAGAAACCTGCGAGCCCGAAACCGTCGCATTGGACAACCTCCAGGCCGGCGAAAGCCTGCGCGGCGTCGATCCCGCCGACGACTGCGTCCCGCTGCTGCGCACGCCGATGATTCCCGTCTGGCTCGACATCACGCGCGACGGGCGGCTGCAACTCGCGCTGGTGCGCTCGATGAGCGTGCAGACGAGCCAGTTCTGCACGTTGCAGGGCGTGTTGCTCGACTGGGAGCGCATGCACACCCAATTGGAGAACATGATCGCCGGACGCCTGCCCGGCGCACGGCTCGTCCCGCTGCGGCCGGGGAACACCCTGACGCCGACGGTCCTCGGCACGATGATGCAGAACATCCCCGCGTGGCTGGAGATTCCGCCACATGCCGCGCCCGCGATCACGCTCTCCACCGGGTTGCGCAACGGACTCGTCATTGCGTGGCTGGCGACGCTCATCGCGCTGCTCGGCATCACGTACGGCACGCTCAAGTTTGTGTCGCTCACCGAGCGGCGCATGCAGTTTGTCGCTGCTGTCACGCACGAGCTGCGCACGCCGCTCACGTCGTTCCAGCTCTACAGCGATCTGCTGCGTGACATGCCCGATGAAAACGCCGAGCTTCGCCGTCAGTACGCCGAAGCGCTTCAGCAGGAATCCCGCCGGCTGGCGCGCCTGGTGGAGAACGTGCTGGCCTATGCCCGTGTCCAGGATCGCCGGGCCGCCCTGAATGTCAACGATCTGTCACCGGCCCGGGTCCTCGAATTGGCCGTCGCGGGCGGCAAACCGATCGCCGACAAGCACAACAAGTCGCTCGTGCTGGAGAATCGCTGCCCGCCGGACCTGCGGCTGCGCACCGACGGCGAATTTGTCCTGCAAATCCTGCTCAACCTCATTGAGAATGCCTGCAAATACAGCGCCGGCGCCGGCGACCGCCGTGTCTGGATCACCGCCGCCGCGGACGGCGACCGGAACGTGCGATTCGAAGTCGAGGACGCCGGAGAAGGCGTGCGCCCTCGCGATCGGAAGCTCATCTTTCGTCCCTTCCGCCGAAGCGACGCGGCCGCCGACACGACCGGCGGCATCGGCCTGGGCCTCGCTCTTTCGCGTCACTGGGCCCAGACGCTCGGCGGCAGCCTGACGCTCCAGCGCAGCAGCCGAAACGGCGCCGCCCTGTCGTGTTTCGCGCTGCGAATTCCGACCCATCCCTGA
- the regX3 gene encoding Sensory transduction protein regX3, with product MSLATIVVVEDEPAIRAGVVAALRAGGYEPIEAADGEAGLMQARRDGVHLILLDLMLPKMDGMAVLKEIRKTHPTLPVIILTARGGENDRVAGLKFGADDYVVKPFSARELVARVEAVLRRSPERPQLVSRLAIGAGEADLERRELKHGATRVSLSEMENAILSHLAANPGRAISREELLTRVWGLPGGGVETRTIDMHIARLRAKLDEISGEQGREYIVTVRGKGYMLGDGVGAAAAEGRS from the coding sequence ATGAGCCTTGCAACGATTGTGGTCGTGGAAGATGAGCCCGCCATCCGCGCGGGGGTCGTGGCGGCGCTGCGGGCCGGCGGGTACGAGCCCATCGAAGCCGCCGACGGCGAAGCGGGTCTGATGCAGGCTCGGCGCGACGGCGTCCATCTCATCCTGCTGGATCTGATGCTTCCCAAGATGGACGGGATGGCCGTCTTGAAGGAGATTCGCAAGACGCATCCGACGCTGCCGGTGATTATCCTCACGGCGCGAGGCGGTGAGAACGACCGCGTGGCCGGGCTGAAGTTCGGCGCCGACGATTACGTCGTGAAACCCTTCTCCGCGCGCGAGCTGGTGGCGCGGGTCGAAGCGGTGCTTCGGCGCAGCCCGGAGCGGCCGCAACTTGTATCACGGCTGGCAATCGGCGCGGGCGAGGCGGATCTGGAGCGGCGCGAGTTGAAACACGGCGCGACGCGCGTGTCGCTGTCCGAGATGGAGAACGCAATTCTTTCGCACCTCGCGGCGAATCCGGGCCGGGCGATCTCGCGCGAGGAACTGCTCACGCGCGTCTGGGGGCTGCCCGGCGGCGGCGTCGAGACACGCACCATCGACATGCACATCGCCCGGCTGCGCGCCAAGCTCGATGAGATCAGCGGCGAGCAGGGCCGCGAGTACATCGTCACGGTGCGCGGCAAGGGCTACATGCTGGGCGACGGCGTGGGCGCGGCGGCGGCGGAGGGTCGATCGTGA
- the lpxD_1 gene encoding UDP-3-O-acylglucosamine N-acyltransferase, translating into MGQTLQALADALAKLNMPATVEGDAARTVRGVATLEEAGPDEISFLSNAKYEKMLGTTKAGAVIVATDQAAPPGPALLRTKDPYAAMCAVVVHLHGYRRHPQVGGEKRGIDPRAVVHATAKLGENANVFHGATICENVTIGRNATIYPGCFIGPGCRIGDDCTLYSNVVIYDGCILGHRVAIHANSTIGEDGLGYAPYGGKWIKIPQIGVVEIGDDVEIGANCSIDRATLGRTFIGAGTKFSNQIAIGHGTRIGQHCMFVAQVGLAGSVIVGNNVTMAGKAGVAGHLSIGDNVQVAAMAGVMNDVPSDTSVAGAPAFNRKEVLRSWAVFGKLPDLVKQVKELEAEVERLRKQLPG; encoded by the coding sequence ATGGGACAGACACTCCAGGCACTGGCTGACGCACTCGCCAAGCTGAACATGCCGGCGACGGTGGAAGGCGACGCCGCGCGGACGGTGCGCGGGGTGGCCACGCTGGAGGAGGCCGGGCCGGACGAGATCAGCTTCCTTTCCAACGCGAAGTATGAAAAGATGCTCGGCACGACGAAGGCCGGGGCGGTCATCGTCGCGACCGATCAGGCTGCGCCGCCGGGGCCGGCGCTCCTGCGAACGAAGGACCCGTACGCGGCGATGTGCGCGGTCGTCGTTCACCTGCACGGCTATCGGCGGCATCCCCAGGTCGGCGGCGAGAAGCGGGGGATCGACCCGCGAGCTGTCGTCCACGCGACTGCGAAGCTCGGCGAAAACGCCAACGTCTTCCACGGCGCGACCATCTGCGAAAACGTCACCATCGGCCGCAACGCGACGATCTACCCCGGCTGCTTCATCGGGCCGGGCTGCCGGATCGGCGACGACTGCACATTGTATTCAAATGTCGTGATCTACGACGGCTGCATCCTCGGCCATCGTGTCGCGATTCACGCCAATTCGACGATCGGAGAGGACGGCCTCGGCTACGCGCCCTACGGCGGCAAGTGGATCAAGATTCCGCAGATCGGCGTCGTGGAGATCGGCGACGACGTGGAAATCGGCGCGAACTGCTCCATCGACCGCGCGACGCTGGGCCGGACGTTCATCGGCGCCGGCACGAAGTTCAGCAATCAGATCGCCATCGGCCACGGCACCCGGATCGGTCAGCATTGCATGTTTGTCGCGCAGGTCGGTCTGGCCGGCAGCGTCATCGTGGGCAACAACGTGACGATGGCGGGCAAGGCGGGCGTGGCAGGGCACTTGAGCATCGGTGACAACGTGCAGGTCGCGGCGATGGCGGGCGTGATGAACGACGTGCCGAGCGACACGTCCGTGGCCGGCGCGCCGGCATTCAATCGCAAGGAAGTGCTCCGCTCGTGGGCCGTCTTCGGCAAGCTGCCGGACCTTGTGAAGCAAGTCAAAGAGCTGGAAGCGGAAGTCGAGCGGCTGCGCAAGCAGCTCCCAGGATAG